The proteins below are encoded in one region of Ephemeroptericola cinctiostellae:
- the tpx gene encoding thiol peroxidase has translation MAQVLLRGTPVNTSGELPAIGSAAPAFNLTNNKLEKISLASLAGQKVVISIFPSIDTPTCATSTRKFNEQAAAKEGVTVVTVSEDLPFALGRFCGAEGIDNVHTLSAFRSSFGQDYGVELTESALAGLTARAVVVVNEAGTVVYTELVNNVSDEPNYEATLAALA, from the coding sequence ATGGCTCAAGTATTGTTACGCGGCACCCCTGTGAACACATCTGGCGAATTGCCTGCAATTGGCAGTGCAGCCCCCGCATTTAATTTAACCAACAACAAACTCGAAAAAATCAGCCTTGCAAGTTTGGCGGGGCAAAAAGTTGTCATCAGCATTTTCCCATCAATTGACACACCCACATGTGCAACTTCAACACGCAAATTCAATGAACAAGCCGCAGCGAAAGAGGGCGTTACCGTCGTCACAGTGTCCGAAGATTTACCATTCGCCTTGGGTCGCTTCTGCGGTGCTGAAGGCATCGACAACGTTCACACTTTATCGGCATTTCGTTCATCATTCGGTCAAGATTATGGCGTTGAACTGACTGAAAGCGCATTGGCGGGTTTAACGGCGCGCGCAGTCGTTGTCGTCAATGAAGCAGGCACAGTGGTCTACACGGAGTTGGTCAATAACGTGTCTGACGAACCGAACTACGAAGCCACATTGGCTGCACTGGCTTGA
- a CDS encoding porin produces the protein MKKSLLALAVLTAATGVAQAASSVTLYGKVETAYQSATGDGLSVLQGAAGESRVGIKVNEDLGNGMAAFAHLEAKFDADTGASNGSNFFGEKSVVGLSFANGMHALYFGRSASPMDRFGYSDDHLASGLGWKSSAGNWANGAYYDYNGMNANNGLVVHAGATTKGGYAGNTTEGVSGTKASYGLTGAYRVNPNWVFGLGYQADNDASAVKNEWGVGTKFTFNPVSIALSYASAKLGAANALSPSGKERRIHTTISAMVTPADKVYVNYLNDKINGYSKEQRFGLGYIHSLSKRTELFANAGYRKTNFVAGGSAKAKLWDVGMRHSF, from the coding sequence ATGAAAAAATCATTATTGGCATTGGCTGTATTGACTGCAGCAACAGGTGTGGCTCAAGCGGCATCAAGTGTAACTTTGTATGGCAAAGTTGAAACGGCATACCAAAGTGCCACAGGCGATGGTTTGAGCGTTCTGCAAGGTGCTGCAGGTGAGTCTCGCGTGGGCATCAAAGTAAACGAAGATTTAGGTAATGGCATGGCTGCTTTTGCTCATTTGGAAGCAAAATTTGATGCAGACACAGGCGCAAGCAATGGCAGTAATTTCTTCGGTGAAAAATCTGTTGTGGGTTTGAGTTTTGCCAATGGCATGCATGCATTGTACTTTGGTCGTTCTGCTTCTCCAATGGATCGTTTTGGTTACAGTGATGACCATTTGGCCAGTGGCTTGGGCTGGAAGTCTTCAGCGGGTAACTGGGCAAACGGTGCTTACTACGATTACAATGGCATGAACGCCAATAATGGTTTAGTGGTTCATGCGGGTGCGACGACCAAAGGTGGTTATGCTGGGAATACAACTGAAGGCGTCTCTGGTACTAAAGCGTCATACGGTTTGACAGGTGCTTATCGTGTGAATCCAAACTGGGTGTTTGGTTTGGGCTACCAAGCGGATAATGATGCTTCTGCTGTTAAAAACGAATGGGGTGTCGGTACTAAATTCACATTCAACCCTGTGTCGATTGCTTTGTCTTATGCTTCTGCTAAATTGGGTGCTGCTAATGCATTGTCTCCAAGTGGTAAAGAGCGTCGCATTCACACAACGATCAGTGCAATGGTTACGCCAGCTGATAAAGTGTATGTCAATTACTTGAATGACAAAATCAATGGCTATAGCAAAGAACAACGCTTTGGTTTGGGCTACATTCATTCTTTAAGCAAACGCACAGAACTTTTCGCAAATGCGGGTTATCGTAAAACTAACTTTGTTGCTGGTGGTTCTGCAAAAGCAAAATTGTGGGACGTTGGTATGCGTCACTCATTCTAA
- a CDS encoding porin, protein MKKSLLALAVLASAAGAANAASSVTMYGRMDVGYESAHHDGKSVTQDNGTANTNMSRFGIKGQEDLGNGLAATFKLEGRFNGDTGSYAKDMFDRESTVGLKGNFGSVRFGRATAALENGLGDFVIGERALGFSNYASATRHSNSAFYDYSMGGLTAGANVSTKGGDSGNATEGTGKIGYGLYAKYSANNFGLGAAYQRDGVALTKEWGVAASYTFNPVTLGASYADQKADGTSTHTKTINAFVSGAVTSNDTVYAQYNRVKVTNASAVTAYGLGYNHALSKRTSVYGEVARNKRTSLTGELVSGYDYSVAMRHAF, encoded by the coding sequence ATGAAAAAATCATTATTGGCTTTGGCCGTTTTGGCATCTGCTGCTGGTGCAGCGAACGCAGCTTCAAGTGTAACTATGTATGGCCGTATGGACGTTGGTTACGAAAGTGCTCACCATGATGGTAAAAGCGTGACTCAAGACAACGGTACAGCAAATACAAACATGTCTCGCTTTGGCATCAAAGGCCAAGAAGATTTGGGTAATGGCTTGGCTGCTACTTTCAAATTAGAAGGTCGTTTCAATGGCGATACAGGTTCATACGCGAAAGACATGTTTGATCGTGAATCAACTGTTGGTTTGAAAGGTAACTTCGGTTCAGTTCGTTTTGGCCGCGCTACAGCTGCTTTAGAAAACGGCTTGGGTGATTTCGTTATCGGCGAACGTGCATTGGGCTTCTCTAACTACGCTTCTGCTACTCGTCACAGCAACTCTGCTTTCTATGACTACTCTATGGGTGGTTTGACTGCTGGTGCAAACGTTTCTACTAAAGGTGGTGACTCTGGTAACGCAACTGAAGGCACTGGTAAAATTGGCTATGGTTTGTATGCTAAATACTCTGCAAACAACTTCGGTTTGGGTGCTGCATACCAACGTGATGGCGTTGCATTGACTAAAGAATGGGGCGTTGCAGCTTCTTACACGTTCAATCCAGTGACTTTGGGTGCTTCTTATGCTGATCAAAAAGCTGACGGCACATCTACACACACTAAAACAATCAATGCTTTTGTTTCTGGTGCTGTAACTTCAAATGATACTGTTTATGCACAATACAACCGTGTTAAAGTAACTAACGCGTCTGCAGTTACTGCATACGGTTTGGGTTACAACCATGCATTGAGCAAACGTACAAGTGTATACGGTGAAGTTGCACGCAACAAACGCACTTCATTGACTGGCGAATTGGTCAGCGGTTACGACTACAGCGTTGCTATGCGTCACGCATTCTAA
- a CDS encoding porin, whose protein sequence is MKKSVLALVVLGATAGAAQAASSVTMYGRADVAYSKTTGSSLMQSGGGETRLGIKGQEDLGNGLAATFQLEGRFDLDTGAKTANRSFFDRESTVGLKGSFGHVRLGRSISMMDRGIAFVNVGRRATDLQAYASATRHSNGLFYTYANGPYEFGADVTTKGSYNEGQSGSTDDGVIGQKPAFGAYGKYSANGLTVGLAYQADGKKAAKTIAKEFGAALSYKINPVTLGVSYAQGNDNVVGSKAKSRIWEASASIAATADDTINLIYRNDRRKNTVGAVTAAYKRQTAYGLGYIHTLSKRTSIYADVARTKDTVANTKATTWDLALRHNF, encoded by the coding sequence ATGAAAAAAAGTGTATTGGCGTTGGTCGTTTTGGGTGCAACAGCAGGTGCAGCACAAGCCGCTTCAAGTGTGACCATGTATGGTCGTGCAGACGTGGCTTACTCTAAAACCACGGGCTCAAGCTTGATGCAGTCTGGTGGCGGTGAAACACGTCTTGGCATCAAAGGTCAAGAAGACTTGGGCAATGGCTTGGCCGCAACTTTCCAATTGGAAGGCCGTTTTGATTTGGACACGGGTGCTAAAACAGCAAATCGTAGCTTTTTTGACCGTGAGTCAACTGTTGGCCTGAAAGGCAGTTTTGGTCATGTTCGTTTGGGTCGTTCCATTTCCATGATGGATCGCGGTATTGCTTTCGTTAACGTGGGTCGCCGCGCAACTGATTTGCAAGCCTACGCATCTGCAACGCGTCACAGCAACGGTTTGTTCTACACATACGCCAACGGCCCTTATGAATTTGGTGCCGACGTCACAACCAAAGGCAGCTACAACGAAGGTCAAAGCGGTTCAACAGACGATGGCGTGATCGGCCAAAAGCCAGCATTCGGTGCTTATGGTAAATATTCTGCCAATGGTTTGACGGTGGGCTTGGCTTACCAAGCCGATGGTAAAAAAGCCGCGAAAACCATTGCAAAAGAGTTTGGTGCAGCGCTGAGCTATAAAATCAACCCAGTGACTTTGGGTGTGTCTTACGCACAAGGCAATGACAATGTTGTCGGTAGCAAAGCCAAATCACGCATTTGGGAGGCTTCTGCTTCGATCGCAGCCACCGCAGACGATACGATTAATTTGATTTATCGCAATGATCGCCGTAAAAACACAGTGGGTGCTGTGACCGCCGCCTACAAACGTCAAACGGCGTATGGCTTGGGTTACATCCACACATTGAGCAAACGCACTTCAATTTATGCAGACGTTGCACGCACGAAAGACACTGTTGCAAACACCAAAGCAACTACTTGGGATCTCGCATTGCGCCACAATTTTTAA
- the gph gene encoding phosphoglycolate phosphatase (PGP is an essential enzyme in the glycolate salvage pathway in higher organisms (photorespiration in plants). Phosphoglycolate results from the oxidase activity of RubisCO in the Calvin cycle when concentrations of carbon dioxide are low relative to oxygen. This enzyme is a member of the Haloacid Dehalogenase (HAD) superfamily of aspartate-nucleophile hydrolase enzymes (PF00702).) — protein sequence MDYHFPSKPLGVLFDLDGTLVDSAPDLAAAVNALRVRRGLPDLPLEQLRPYASLGARGLLGAGLGVVPNDPDFGRLQGEFLDYYASHNCVHSKLFDGVEGLLAWLEAHAIPWGVVTNKHMRFTDSLVRALGLSSRAAVVVSGDTTAQAKPHPLPLLYAAEQMGLPADRLVYVGDDLRDIQSARAAGYMTAIAAAYGYCEDEEVSTWLSDCIVRSPVELLHLFKLAWDA from the coding sequence ATGGATTATCATTTTCCAAGTAAGCCTTTGGGTGTGCTGTTTGATTTGGATGGCACACTTGTTGATTCTGCTCCAGATTTGGCTGCTGCTGTTAATGCTTTGCGGGTCAGGCGAGGCTTGCCAGATTTGCCTTTAGAACAGTTGCGACCTTATGCCTCGCTGGGCGCGCGAGGCTTGCTGGGTGCAGGTCTGGGTGTTGTGCCAAATGATCCTGATTTTGGCCGATTGCAGGGCGAATTTTTGGACTATTACGCATCACACAATTGTGTTCATTCAAAGCTTTTTGATGGCGTTGAAGGGCTGCTTGCTTGGTTGGAGGCGCATGCCATTCCATGGGGTGTTGTCACCAATAAGCACATGCGCTTTACTGATTCATTGGTGCGTGCTTTGGGTTTGAGTTCGCGTGCCGCAGTCGTTGTGAGTGGAGACACAACCGCACAAGCCAAGCCACACCCTTTGCCCCTACTTTACGCTGCCGAGCAGATGGGTTTACCTGCGGACAGATTGGTTTATGTTGGGGACGATCTGAGGGACATACAGTCAGCGCGTGCGGCAGGTTATATGACGGCCATTGCTGCGGCCTATGGCTATTGTGAGGATGAAGAGGTTTCCACTTGGTTGTCGGATTGCATCGTGCGCTCTCCAGTTGAACTCTTGCATTTGTTTAAGTTGGCTTGGGATGCTTGA
- the ubiG gene encoding bifunctional 2-polyprenyl-6-hydroxyphenol methylase/3-demethylubiquinol 3-O-methyltransferase UbiG, which produces MSNTINVTPAEIDKFSQHAQQWWDAQGPLKTLHQVNPVRLAWVMQHVHLMGATVIDVGCGGGILSEALARQGGQVMGLDMAMDSIEVARLHAAEHGLNIEYVVDTAESMAQQKSGAFDVVTCMEMLEHVPDPVSVINSCAALVKSGGLVFFSTLNRHPKAFFLGVVAAEYVLNWIPKGTHDYKTFIKPSELARYARAAGLEVLEMKGIAYHPWRDQAAPFVLSDDADVNYMMVCRKQQ; this is translated from the coding sequence ATGAGCAATACAATCAATGTGACACCCGCTGAAATAGATAAATTTTCCCAGCACGCGCAGCAGTGGTGGGATGCGCAAGGGCCATTGAAAACCTTGCATCAAGTGAACCCAGTGCGCCTTGCTTGGGTGATGCAGCATGTACACTTGATGGGGGCGACAGTGATTGATGTGGGGTGTGGTGGTGGGATATTATCCGAAGCCTTGGCTCGTCAAGGCGGTCAAGTGATGGGGCTGGATATGGCGATGGACTCCATAGAGGTGGCGCGCCTACATGCCGCTGAGCACGGTTTAAATATTGAATATGTCGTGGATACCGCTGAGTCGATGGCTCAGCAAAAGTCAGGGGCTTTTGATGTGGTGACGTGTATGGAGATGCTTGAGCATGTGCCAGACCCTGTGTCCGTCATCAACAGCTGTGCAGCGTTGGTTAAATCGGGTGGCTTGGTGTTTTTCTCAACTTTAAACCGCCATCCCAAGGCGTTTTTTCTGGGGGTTGTGGCCGCAGAATATGTCCTTAATTGGATCCCTAAGGGCACCCATGATTATAAAACATTCATCAAGCCCAGTGAGCTGGCTCGGTATGCCCGTGCTGCTGGTTTGGAGGTGTTGGAGATGAAAGGCATTGCTTATCACCCATGGCGTGATCAAGCCGCTCCTTTCGTTTTATCAGACGATGCCGATGTGAATTACATGATGGTGTGTCGAAAACAACAATAA
- a CDS encoding OmpA family protein, giving the protein MKNFVKVASLAATLALAACQTNPNTVVSPKEDAVNSRHVADTEHQIWKNGTDELCWQTGYYPDGNAVVGCDAVAAKPVENVKIDSSKLNFDASALFDFDKATLRPMGQQALGALATALKSVKFDQTIVVGHTDSFGSDAYNDRLSLRRAEAVKAFLVSQGISPAAITTSGMGKRQLLVQPLTKGTRAARIAAEQPNRRVSVDVRGVNVPADQVGRWNTFLQSIPGVNIK; this is encoded by the coding sequence ATGAAAAACTTCGTAAAAGTAGCTTCTTTGGCCGCAACATTAGCCCTCGCGGCATGTCAAACCAATCCAAACACTGTAGTCTCTCCTAAAGAAGACGCAGTTAACAGCCGTCACGTTGCTGACACAGAACACCAAATCTGGAAAAACGGTACCGATGAGCTGTGCTGGCAGACTGGCTACTACCCTGATGGCAACGCAGTTGTAGGTTGCGATGCGGTAGCTGCAAAACCAGTTGAAAATGTTAAAATTGACAGCAGCAAATTGAACTTCGATGCAAGTGCATTGTTCGACTTTGACAAAGCCACTTTGCGCCCGATGGGCCAACAGGCTTTAGGTGCTTTGGCAACTGCATTGAAATCAGTTAAATTTGACCAAACCATCGTTGTGGGTCACACCGATTCTTTCGGTTCTGATGCTTACAATGACCGTTTGTCTTTGCGTCGTGCAGAAGCTGTTAAAGCATTCTTGGTCAGCCAAGGCATTTCTCCAGCTGCAATCACAACTTCTGGCATGGGTAAACGCCAATTGTTGGTACAACCTTTGACTAAAGGCACACGTGCTGCACGCATCGCTGCTGAGCAACCAAACCGTCGCGTTTCTGTTGATGTGCGTGGTGTGAATGTTCCTGCTGACCAAGTTGGTCGTTGGAATACATTCTTGCAAAGCATTCCAGGCGTTAACATCAAGTAA
- the gyrA gene encoding DNA gyrase subunit A, with amino-acid sequence MQSFAKEILPISLEDEMRNSYLDYAMSVIVGRALPDVRDGLKPVHRRVLFAMHELNNDWNRAYKKSARIVGDVIGKYHPHGDTAVYDTVVRMAQDFSLRYMLVDGQGNFGSVDGDFAAAMRYTEIRMAKIGHQLLEDLDKETVDFGANYDGSEREPLVLPARIPNLLINGSTGIAVGMATNIPPHNLSEVIKGCLHMLHNPEATVDELLEFIPAPDFPTAGLIYGISGVRQGYRTGRGRVVMRAKVHVEDMEKGNRQAIIVDELPYQVNKRRLLESIAEQVNDKRLEGISDIRDESDRSGMRVVIELKRGEMAEVVLNNLYKHTQLQDTFGINMVALVDGQPKLLNLREMLVYFLEHRREVVTRRTAFELRKARARGHILEGLAVALANIDEFIAIIKAAATPPQAKIDLMAKIWDSEIVREMLSRTEGGGALYRPDDLLAEFGLQSNGLYRLSDVQTQEILQMRLQRLTGLEQDKIVQEYKDIMANIADLLDILSRPERVTTIIDAELTAINEEFGDARRSQIELNAFDIDIEDLITPQDMVVTLSHTGYIKAQPLTEYRTQRRGGRGKQAAATKGEEDWIENLFVANTHDTILSFSDRGRVYWTRVYEVPQGSRTSRGTPIIRMLPLEEGEKITVMLPISSADGFPEDKYVFMATRLGTVKKTPLSDFKRPMKRGIIAVNLDEGDHLIGAAVTDGQHDIMLFSDAGKAVRFDESDVRAVGRNTRGMRGMRLEDDQTIIALLVAESETQYILTATENGYGKRTPITEYTRHGRGGKGMIAIQTSERNGKVVAAQLVEEDDQIMLITTGGTLVRTRISEIRTVGRAAQGVTLIGLDNGDVLSGVQKIIETVAGVDDEEEGEDVALNDDSTTGEPTATDESTAD; translated from the coding sequence ATGCAATCGTTCGCTAAAGAAATACTGCCGATCTCCCTTGAAGATGAGATGCGCAATTCGTATCTCGATTATGCCATGAGCGTGATCGTAGGGCGCGCACTGCCTGATGTGCGCGACGGCCTAAAACCCGTCCACCGCCGCGTGCTGTTCGCCATGCATGAACTGAACAACGACTGGAATCGGGCGTACAAAAAGTCGGCACGTATTGTTGGTGACGTGATTGGTAAATACCACCCACATGGCGATACTGCGGTTTATGATACGGTCGTTCGCATGGCTCAAGATTTTTCTTTGCGCTACATGCTGGTCGACGGCCAAGGCAACTTCGGCTCGGTGGATGGCGATTTTGCTGCGGCCATGCGTTATACCGAAATTCGCATGGCGAAAATCGGCCATCAACTGCTTGAAGATCTGGATAAAGAAACCGTTGACTTTGGCGCCAACTACGATGGCTCTGAACGCGAACCATTGGTTTTACCCGCACGCATTCCAAACTTGCTCATCAATGGCTCAACGGGTATCGCTGTGGGCATGGCGACCAACATCCCACCACACAATCTATCGGAAGTCATCAAAGGTTGCTTGCACATGCTGCACAACCCGGAAGCGACCGTCGATGAACTGCTGGAGTTCATCCCCGCCCCCGACTTTCCCACTGCGGGTTTAATTTACGGCATTTCGGGCGTCCGTCAAGGCTACCGCACAGGCCGCGGCCGCGTGGTCATGCGCGCCAAAGTTCATGTTGAAGACATGGAAAAAGGCAATCGCCAAGCGATCATCGTCGATGAGCTGCCGTATCAGGTCAATAAACGTCGTTTACTCGAATCCATTGCGGAGCAGGTCAATGACAAGCGCCTTGAAGGCATCTCAGACATTCGCGATGAATCAGATCGCTCTGGCATGCGTGTGGTCATTGAACTGAAACGCGGTGAAATGGCCGAAGTGGTTCTGAACAACCTATATAAACACACTCAATTACAAGACACTTTTGGCATCAACATGGTGGCCCTGGTGGACGGTCAACCCAAACTACTCAACTTGCGTGAAATGCTGGTGTACTTCCTTGAGCATCGCCGTGAGGTGGTGACGCGTCGGACGGCCTTTGAGCTGCGTAAAGCGCGCGCGCGCGGACACATCTTGGAAGGTCTCGCAGTCGCCTTAGCGAACATCGATGAATTCATCGCCATCATCAAGGCTGCTGCGACGCCACCACAAGCCAAGATTGATTTGATGGCGAAAATATGGGATTCTGAAATCGTCCGTGAAATGCTGTCACGCACCGAAGGGGGGGGCGCGCTGTATCGCCCCGATGATTTACTGGCTGAATTTGGCTTACAAAGCAATGGCCTGTACCGTTTATCTGACGTACAAACCCAAGAAATTTTGCAAATGCGTTTACAACGCTTAACGGGACTCGAACAAGATAAAATCGTCCAAGAATACAAAGACATCATGGCAAACATTGCTGACTTGCTCGACATTTTAAGTCGACCAGAACGCGTGACCACCATCATTGATGCCGAGTTGACCGCAATCAATGAAGAATTTGGTGATGCCCGCCGCTCACAAATTGAACTCAATGCATTTGACATCGACATCGAAGATTTAATCACACCGCAAGACATGGTCGTGACCTTGTCGCACACAGGCTATATTAAAGCGCAACCGCTGACCGAATACCGCACACAACGTCGAGGCGGCCGAGGCAAACAAGCGGCTGCGACCAAAGGTGAAGAGGACTGGATTGAGAACCTGTTCGTCGCCAACACCCACGATACGATTTTAAGCTTCTCAGATCGAGGTCGTGTCTATTGGACTCGGGTGTATGAAGTCCCACAAGGTTCACGCACATCTCGCGGCACCCCCATCATTCGCATGCTGCCGCTTGAAGAGGGTGAAAAAATCACGGTCATGCTGCCGATTTCTTCCGCCGACGGCTTCCCCGAAGACAAATACGTGTTCATGGCCACGCGTTTGGGTACGGTCAAAAAAACCCCCTTATCTGATTTCAAGCGCCCCATGAAACGCGGCATCATTGCCGTGAACTTGGACGAAGGCGATCACCTGATTGGTGCCGCTGTCACCGATGGCCAACACGACATCATGCTGTTTTCTGACGCAGGTAAAGCGGTGCGCTTTGACGAATCGGATGTTCGCGCAGTCGGTCGCAACACGCGCGGCATGCGTGGCATGCGCCTCGAAGACGACCAAACCATCATTGCTTTGCTGGTTGCGGAAAGTGAAACGCAATACATTCTGACGGCCACTGAGAATGGTTATGGCAAACGCACACCGATCACCGAATACACCCGACACGGGCGTGGTGGCAAAGGCATGATCGCCATCCAAACCTCAGAACGCAATGGTAAAGTCGTTGCCGCTCAATTGGTTGAAGAAGACGATCAAATTATGCTCATCACCACGGGTGGCACATTGGTGCGCACACGCATCTCTGAGATTCGCACCGTCGGTCGTGCCGCCCAAGGCGTGACATTGATCGGCCTGGACAATGGTGATGTCCTGTCAGGCGTTCAAAAAATCATTGAAACAGTTGCAGGTGTCGACGACGAGGAAGAAGGAGAGGATGTCGCACTCAACGATGATTCGACGACAGGCGAACCAACAGCAACAGATGAAAGCACAGCCGACTGA
- a CDS encoding gamma-glutamyl-gamma-aminobutyrate hydrolase family protein encodes MNNDNQYAEPTAQTQKTQRKPIVLVPTGAKEHSGHWYQLMGKKYLDPLVHISGCVPVMLPTAYGEEDIEQYVDMADAIFLSGASTNIDPALYGQEWQTPDQGQDKGRDHFNIALIRAGLKRGLPFFGICRGFQELNIAFGGDLYQQVHNSPGMMDHREKDPNAPLTEQYGPNHSVQLTPNSWLGNVLDTDHFMVNSLHGQGIKTLGQGLSALAHAEDGLVEAAYCPEFKQFTLGVQWHPEWLAHENPLSIKLFQAFGNAARDFSKQK; translated from the coding sequence ATGAACAATGACAATCAATACGCAGAGCCAACTGCTCAAACACAAAAAACACAACGTAAGCCCATCGTCCTCGTGCCCACAGGCGCAAAAGAACACAGTGGACACTGGTATCAGCTGATGGGTAAAAAGTACTTGGATCCATTGGTTCACATTTCAGGCTGCGTGCCCGTGATGCTGCCCACCGCTTATGGCGAAGAAGACATTGAGCAATATGTGGACATGGCCGATGCCATCTTCCTGTCTGGTGCATCCACCAACATCGACCCCGCACTATACGGTCAAGAATGGCAGACCCCCGACCAAGGTCAAGATAAAGGACGCGACCACTTCAACATCGCCTTGATTCGTGCAGGCTTAAAGCGTGGCCTGCCTTTTTTCGGCATCTGCCGCGGCTTTCAAGAACTCAACATCGCCTTCGGCGGCGACCTGTATCAGCAAGTCCACAACAGCCCAGGCATGATGGATCACCGAGAAAAAGACCCCAATGCGCCATTAACCGAACAGTATGGCCCGAATCACTCGGTCCAACTCACGCCCAATTCATGGCTCGGCAACGTACTGGACACCGATCACTTTATGGTCAACTCCTTACATGGGCAAGGCATCAAAACCTTGGGTCAAGGCCTGAGCGCACTGGCTCACGCTGAAGATGGGCTTGTTGAAGCGGCATACTGCCCTGAATTCAAACAATTCACCCTTGGCGTGCAGTGGCATCCCGAATGGTTGGCCCATGAAAACCCATTGTCGATCAAACTGTTTCAAGCCTTTGGCAATGCAGCACGCGATTTCTCAAAGCAAAAGTAA
- the rpoH gene encoding RNA polymerase sigma factor RpoH — protein MSAYAVTPYSNTYQQLLSVPTFGDLEAYARAVNSVPMLTPEQEYELSMAYRANPNDLLAAHTLVISHLRVVVAQARKYAGYGLPQGDLIQEGSIGLMKAVKRFDPTRGVRLVSFAMHWIKAEMHEYIIKNWRMVKIATTKAQRKLFFNLRSMKTGDHLSQDEIHNMAKVLNVKPEEVVEMDQRLSGRDIAIDGGMDDDDEAMHMAPIAYLADETQEPTHVLARHQEDTRQTDGLQNALAQLDKRSREIVQSRWLQDDDDKGPTLHDLAAKFGISAERVRQIESAAMKKMKAFLTLEYAR, from the coding sequence ATGAGCGCTTACGCCGTCACGCCTTACAGTAACACATACCAACAACTGCTCTCCGTCCCGACATTTGGCGATCTGGAAGCTTATGCGCGCGCAGTCAACAGCGTGCCCATGCTCACGCCCGAGCAAGAATACGAATTATCGATGGCCTACCGCGCCAACCCCAATGATTTACTTGCAGCCCATACGTTGGTCATATCGCATCTGCGCGTGGTGGTTGCACAAGCACGTAAATATGCAGGTTATGGTTTGCCGCAAGGCGATTTGATCCAAGAAGGCTCGATTGGCTTGATGAAAGCCGTCAAACGCTTTGACCCCACACGTGGTGTGCGTTTGGTCTCGTTTGCCATGCATTGGATCAAAGCAGAAATGCACGAGTACATCATCAAAAACTGGCGCATGGTCAAAATCGCCACCACCAAAGCGCAACGCAAACTCTTTTTTAATTTGCGCAGCATGAAAACTGGTGATCACTTGAGTCAAGATGAGATTCACAACATGGCCAAAGTGTTGAATGTGAAGCCAGAAGAAGTGGTGGAGATGGATCAACGCTTGTCTGGACGTGACATTGCCATTGATGGCGGCATGGACGATGACGATGAAGCCATGCACATGGCGCCCATCGCTTACTTGGCCGATGAAACGCAAGAGCCCACCCACGTGTTGGCGCGCCACCAAGAAGACACACGCCAAACCGATGGCTTACAAAATGCTTTGGCGCAATTGGATAAGCGCTCACGTGAAATTGTACAATCGCGCTGGTTGCAGGATGACGATGACAAAGGCCCCACTTTGCATGATTTGGCTGCTAAATTTGGCATTTCAGCTGAACGCGTTCGTCAAATTGAATCAGCGGCCATGAAAAAAATGAAGGCGTTTTTGACGCTGGAGTACGCTCGATAA